In a genomic window of Muntiacus reevesi chromosome 1, mMunRee1.1, whole genome shotgun sequence:
- the LOC136157941 gene encoding olfactory receptor 2G6 has protein sequence MEESNSSSEKGFLLLGFSDQPQLERILFVIILLFYVLNLLGNTAIILVSYLDPKLHTPMYYFLSNLSCVDICFTTSVAPQLLVTMNKKDKNMSYGGCVAQLYVATGLGSSECILLAVMAYDRCAAVCRPLYYTSIMHPQLCVSLASIAWLSGLITSLIQCSLTVQLPLCGHRKLDHIFCEVPVLIKLACVDTTFNEVELFVASIIFLIVPVSLILISYGFITRAVLRIKSTAGRSKAFGTCSSHLLVVIIFYGTIIFMYLQPAKSSSKNQGKFVSLFYTIVTPLLNPIIYTLRNKDVKGAMRTLVMGNVFSS, from the coding sequence ATGGAGGAAAGCAACAGCAGCTCTGAAAAAGggtttcttcttctgggattttcTGATCAGCCCCAACTAGAGAGAATACTTTTTGTTATAATTTTGCTCTTCTACGTCTTAAACCTACTGGGAAACACCGCCATCATTTTGGTTTCTTACTTGGACCCCAAACTCCACACTCCAATGTACTATTTCCTTAGCAACCTCTCTTGTGTAGACATCTGCTTCACCACCAGTGTTGCCCCACAGTTGTTGGTTACCATGAATAAGAAAGACAAGAACATGAGCTATGGCGGGTGTGTGGCCCAGCTCTATGTCGCCACCGGGTTGGGCTCCTCTGAGTGCATTCTCCTAGCGGTCATGGCTTATGATCGCTGTGCTGCTGTCTGCCGGCCTCTGTACTACACGAGCATTATGCATCCTCAGCTTTGTGTATCCTTGGCCAGCATAGCGTGGCTCAGTGGCCTCATCACCTCCCTTATTCAGTGCTCCCTTACTGTGCAGCTGCCTCTTTGTGGTCATCGCAAATTGGACCATATATTTTGTGAGGTGCCAGTGCTCATAAAACTGGCCTGTGTGGACACAACTTTCAATGAAGTAGAACTATTCGTGGCCAGTATAATCTTTCTAATTGTCCCTGTGTCACTCATCTTAATCTCCTATGGCTTTATAACACGAGCTGTGTTGAGGATTAAATCAACAGCAGGGCGTAGCAAGGCCTTTGGGACTTGCTCCTCCCACTTGCTCGTGGTCATTATTTTCTATGGGACCATCATTTTCATGTACCTTCAGCCAGCTAAAAGTAGCTCCAAAAACCAGGGAAAGTTTGTCTCCCTTTTCTACACCATAGTCACCCCACTTTTAAACCCCATTATCTATACTTTGAGAAATAAAGATGTGAAAGGGGCCATGAGGACACTGGTAAtgggaaatgttttcagttcatAA